From the Microtus ochrogaster isolate Prairie Vole_2 unplaced genomic scaffold, MicOch1.0 UNK16, whole genome shotgun sequence genome, one window contains:
- the Lor gene encoding loricrin, which yields MSHQKKQPTPCPPVGCGKTSGGGGGGGGGGGGGGGCGYYSGGSGGGSSCGGGSSGGGSSCGGGGGGSYGGGSSCGGGGGSGGGVKHSGGGGGSSCGGGYSGGGGSSCGGGYSGGGGGSSCGGGSSGGGSSCGGGGGSGGGVKYSGGGGGSSCGGGYSGGGGGSSCGGGSGGGGSYCGGSSGGGGGGCGGGSGGSKYSGGGGSSCGGGGYSGGGSSSCGGGGYSGGGGSSCGGGYSGGGGSSCGGGYSGGGGSSCGGGGGGSSGSAQQYQSQSYGGGSSCGGGYSGGGGSSCGGGSSGGGSSCGGGGYSGGGGGSCGGGSSGGGGGYYSSQQTTQSSCAPQQSYGGGSSGGGGSCGGGSSGGGGGGCYSSGGGGGGCGGGYSGGGGGCGGGSSGGSGGCGGGSSGGGGGGCGGGYSGGGGGSSCGGGSSGGGSGGGKGVPVCHQTQQKQAPTWPCK from the coding sequence ATGTCTCACCAGAAAAAGCAGCCCACTCCCTGTCCTCCCGTTGGTTGTGGAAAGACCTCCGGTGGAGgaggcggtggtggcggcggcggtggcggcggcggcggctgcggctACTATAGCGGAGGTAGCGGCGGCGGCTCTAGCTGCGGCGGTGGCTCATCTGGAGGTGGCTCCAGCTGCGGAGGCGGAGGCGGTGGCTCCTACGGAGGTGGTTCCAGCTGTGGCGGCGGAGGCGGCTCCGGTGGAGGAGTCAAGCACTCCGGAGGCGGCGGCGGCTCCAGCTGTGGGGGCGGCTACTCCGGGGGCGGTGGCTCCAGCTGTGGCGGCGGCTACTCCGGGGGCGGCGGTGGCTCCAGCTGCGGTGGCGGCTCGTCCGGAGGCGGCTCTAGTTGTGGAGGCGGTGGCGGCTCCGGTGGGGGCGTGAAGTACTCCGGTGGCGGCGGCGGCTCCAGCTGCGGTGGCGGCTACTCAGGCGGGGGCGGCGGCTCCAGCTGCGGAGGCGGATCAGGAGGCGGCGGCTCCTACTGCGGAGGCTCCTCCGGAGGCGGCGGCGGTGGCTGCGGCGGCGGTTCCGGAGGGAGCAAGTACTCCGGAGGCGGCGGCTCCagctgcggcggcggcggctaCTCCGGCGGCGGCAGCTCCagctgcggcggcggcggctaCTCCGGCGGGGGCGGCTCTAGCTGTGGCGGCGGCTACTCCGGCGGTGGCGGATCCAGCTGCGGCGGCGGCTACtccggcggcggcggcagcagctgCGGTGGCGGCGGAGGTGGCTCCTCCGGGTCGGCCCAACAGTATCAGAGCCAGAGCTACGGCGGCGGCTCCAGCTGCGGTGGTGGCTACTCCGGTGGTGGCGGCTCCAGCTGCGGAGGTGGCTCCTCCGGCGGCGGCTCCAGCTGCGGAGGCGGCGGCTATTCCGGTGGTGGCGGCGGTAGCTGCGGCGGCGGCTCCTCCGGTGGCGGCGGGGGCTACTACTCGTCGCAGCAGACCACCCAGTCCTCCTGCGCCCCCCAGCAGAGCTACGGAGGGGGCTCTTCAGGCGGAGGTGGTAGCTGCGGAGGTGGCTCCtctggcggcggcggcggcggctgctaCTCCtctggcggcggcggcggcggctgcggtGGAGGCTACTCcggtggcggcggcggctgcggcggCGGCTCCTCCGGTGGCAGCGGTGGCTGCGGCGGCGGCTCCTCTGGGGGTGGCGGCGGTGGCTGCGGAGGCGGCTACTCCGGGGGCGGCGGCGGCTCCAGCTGCGGCGGCGGCTCCTCTGGGGGCGGCTCTGGAGGTGGCAAGGGCGTCCCGGTCTGTCACCAGACCCAGCAGAAGCAGGCGCCTACCTGGCCCTGCAAGTAA